One window of the Seriola aureovittata isolate HTS-2021-v1 ecotype China chromosome 22, ASM2101889v1, whole genome shotgun sequence genome contains the following:
- the ucn3l gene encoding urocortin 3, like, with product MLSSLKTLLLLSVLCTPTSSLCLRLYQTRSDLLCDDQVSVGLRSDEDEPGYSPMDDWGSLLQSAEYLSSSSSSSSSSSSAESSREKRTSSPANYRFMSRTKLRGQMLRNSSKGDRRSRLTLSLDVPTNIMNVLFDVAKAKNLRAKAAENARLLAQIGRRK from the coding sequence ATGCTGTCGTCCCTGAagaccctgctgctgctctcggTCCTGTGCACACCGACTTCCAGCTTGTGCCTCCGTCTCTACCAGACTCGCTCCGACCTCCTGTGCGATGACCAGGTGTCAGTCGGGCTCCGGAGTGACGAAGACGAGCCGGGCTACTCCCCCATGGACGACTGGGGGTCGCTCCTGCAGTCCGCGGAgtatctctcctcctcctcatcttcctcctcctcttcctcctctgccgAGTCCAGCCGAGAAAAAAGGACCTCAAGTCCCGCAAACTATCGCTTCATGAGCAGGACGAAGCTCAGAGGGCAGATGCTCCGGAACAGCAGCAAAGGGGACCGGAGGAGCAGACTGACCCTGTCCCTGGACGTCCCCACCAACATCATGAACGTCCTCTTTGATGTGGCCAAGGCCAAAAACCTGCGAGCAAAGGCGGCGGAGAACGCGCGTCTCCTGGCGCAGATTGGACGGAGAAAGTGA